One Tepidanaerobacter syntrophicus DNA segment encodes these proteins:
- a CDS encoding LL-diaminopimelate aminotransferase: protein MKISERIKKVPPYISAEIDKKVADLTKKGIDVITLAIGDPDIPTPENIIKVMEREIHNPAYHRYPAYEGSYEFRCAVARYYSKRFEVELDPDTEVMALIGSKEGIVNTAYAFIDEDDYALIPDPAYPVYKTATLFAGGIPYTMPLLKENKFLPDFTKVDKDIAEKATIMFLCYPNNPTSAVANKEFFEEAIEFAKKYDIVICHDSAYADIIYEDYKAPSILSAKGAKETAIELGSLSKPYRMTGWRIGYAVGNKDIIKALGRIKTNVDSGQFTAIQSAAVEALSGPQDSVEEFRRILTKRRNFVFEALKDMGFDVELPQGTFYIWASVPKGYISASFAEYLVDKAAVVVIPGNAYGEYGEGFFRISLTTPDDRIDEALSRMRKLKF from the coding sequence ATGAAGATATCAGAAAGAATTAAAAAAGTTCCACCATATATCTCGGCTGAGATTGATAAAAAAGTTGCGGATTTGACAAAAAAAGGAATTGATGTGATAACTTTAGCAATTGGCGATCCGGATATACCTACTCCTGAAAATATAATAAAGGTTATGGAAAGAGAAATTCATAATCCTGCCTACCATCGTTATCCCGCCTATGAAGGCTCTTATGAGTTTCGGTGTGCCGTAGCACGCTATTATTCTAAAAGATTTGAAGTAGAACTTGACCCTGATACTGAGGTAATGGCTCTTATCGGTTCAAAAGAAGGTATAGTAAATACTGCTTATGCCTTTATAGATGAAGATGACTATGCTCTAATTCCGGATCCCGCATATCCGGTATACAAAACAGCCACGCTTTTTGCCGGCGGCATTCCATATACGATGCCATTGCTTAAAGAAAATAAATTTTTGCCTGATTTTACTAAAGTCGATAAAGATATTGCCGAAAAAGCTACAATAATGTTTTTATGCTATCCAAATAATCCAACATCGGCAGTAGCCAACAAAGAATTTTTTGAAGAAGCTATAGAATTTGCCAAGAAATACGACATTGTCATATGCCATGACAGCGCATATGCAGATATAATCTACGAAGATTATAAAGCGCCAAGCATTCTTTCTGCAAAAGGAGCAAAAGAAACAGCTATCGAGCTGGGCTCTTTATCAAAGCCTTACAGAATGACAGGCTGGAGAATCGGGTATGCCGTAGGAAACAAAGACATAATCAAAGCATTGGGAAGAATAAAGACTAATGTAGATTCCGGGCAGTTTACAGCGATCCAAAGCGCCGCAGTTGAGGCACTCTCAGGACCTCAAGACAGCGTGGAGGAATTCCGACGCATACTTACAAAAAGAAGGAACTTTGTATTCGAAGCTTTAAAAGATATGGGCTTTGACGTTGAATTACCCCAGGGAACCTTTTATATTTGGGCGAGCGTGCCTAAAGGGTATATTTCTGCCTCATTCGCAGAGTATTTAGTAGATAAGGCTGCCGTAGTAGTGATTCCGGGTAATGCTTATGGAGAATATGGGGAGGGATTTTTCAGGATTTCCCTTACTACACCGGATGACAGAATAGATGAAGCATTATCCAGAATGAGAAAGCTTAAGTTTTAA
- a CDS encoding aspartate aminotransferase family protein has protein sequence MLYKIEDVEKLSRNDIRKLYSEYVNPGLASMLSLINFDKNFVKAEGCYVYDSDGNKYIDFLGAYGALNLGHNPAEIYEALGKVKERPNLLQASLSTFAAVLGHNLAQVVPKGLKHSFFCNSGAEAVEGALKAARAASGKTGIISCEGSFHGKTYGALSATGRKKYQEPFLPLVPGFQTVPYGDANALEEKLKQKDIAAFIVEPIQGEGGIIVPPEGYLKDVRALCDKYGVLLIADEIQTGFGRTGTMFACEREGVSPDIMTVAKSLGGGVVPIGAFITTEEVWEKAFGGMEKCLLHTSTFGGNTMACAAGIASINAIIEKNLPEHAKEVGEYMLEGLKTLKDRYGIIKDVRGRGLMAGIEFETPEKGILSKLTGGAVNRFYKEYTGSMVAGELLNTHRIITAYTLNNPNVIRLEPPLIIEKEDIDYMLNSLEDIFSKNSGLFKLTLSTVKRVIRKK, from the coding sequence ATGTTGTACAAAATCGAAGATGTGGAGAAACTATCGCGAAATGATATACGAAAACTATACTCAGAATATGTAAATCCGGGCCTTGCATCGATGCTCAGCCTTATAAATTTCGATAAAAACTTTGTCAAAGCTGAAGGATGCTATGTTTATGACAGTGACGGCAACAAATATATAGATTTTTTAGGAGCCTATGGCGCATTGAACTTAGGGCATAATCCTGCTGAAATATACGAAGCGCTTGGAAAAGTAAAGGAAAGGCCGAATCTTCTTCAAGCTTCCTTAAGCACTTTTGCGGCGGTTTTGGGCCACAATCTTGCTCAAGTTGTTCCTAAAGGTTTAAAACACAGCTTTTTCTGCAACAGCGGTGCGGAAGCTGTTGAAGGCGCACTGAAAGCCGCAAGGGCTGCAAGCGGTAAAACCGGCATCATATCCTGCGAAGGGTCTTTTCACGGCAAGACCTATGGAGCGCTTTCCGCAACAGGCAGAAAGAAATATCAGGAGCCCTTTTTACCGTTGGTTCCCGGTTTTCAAACAGTGCCATACGGTGATGCGAATGCCCTGGAAGAAAAACTAAAGCAAAAAGACATAGCAGCATTTATAGTAGAGCCTATACAGGGAGAAGGCGGAATTATCGTGCCTCCCGAAGGTTATTTGAAGGATGTAAGGGCGCTTTGCGACAAATACGGCGTGCTTCTGATAGCTGATGAAATCCAGACAGGCTTTGGCAGGACGGGGACCATGTTTGCCTGTGAAAGAGAAGGGGTTTCGCCTGATATTATGACAGTTGCAAAATCATTGGGAGGCGGAGTAGTTCCTATAGGAGCCTTTATTACCACAGAGGAAGTATGGGAAAAGGCCTTTGGCGGTATGGAAAAATGCCTCCTGCATACATCGACTTTTGGCGGCAATACCATGGCCTGCGCTGCAGGAATAGCATCTATCAACGCAATAATCGAGAAAAACCTGCCTGAGCACGCAAAAGAAGTGGGAGAATATATGCTGGAGGGACTTAAAACCCTAAAAGACCGCTACGGCATAATAAAGGATGTAAGAGGAAGAGGGCTGATGGCAGGTATTGAATTTGAAACACCCGAGAAAGGGATTTTAAGTAAGCTTACAGGAGGCGCTGTCAACAGATTCTACAAAGAGTATACAGGTTCCATGGTGGCCGGAGAGCTTCTTAACACCCACCGCATAATTACAGCATACACTTTAAACAATCCTAATGTCATAAGGCTTGAACCGCCTCTTATCATCGAAAAAGAAGACATCGACTACATGCTGAACTCCCTTGAAGACATATTTTCAAAAAATAGCGGCCTCTTTAAACTTACATTAAGCACCGTAAAAAGAGTCATTCGAAAAAAATAG
- a CDS encoding D-cysteine desulfhydrase family protein: MTGLNLPRVKLCQLPTDLDLASNLSKKLGDVNIYFKRDDNTGLAIGGNKGRKLEFLLADALKKEADVIITTGSIQSNHTRMTCAACRKLGLDVILMLKGKKPAQFQGNLLLEKLMNADMRFFDVSSYNEIGIEADKLMDELRAKGKNPYFIPVGGSIGLGACGYVDCALELFSQADSQNLRIDYIVNAVGSGGTSAGLEVGVRLAKRDAKVVGISVDSEKSVFKQDISRIAQDSISLLGADLEILPDEIIVFDEYIGESGYGKPSRQGVEAIKFTAETEGIILDPVYSGKAMAGLIDLVKKGFFEKGSNIIFIHTGGTPALFDMLVENSD; the protein is encoded by the coding sequence ATGACAGGCTTAAACTTACCTCGGGTTAAACTTTGCCAATTGCCTACGGATTTAGATTTAGCATCTAATCTTTCGAAAAAACTGGGAGACGTGAATATTTATTTTAAAAGAGACGACAACACCGGTCTTGCTATAGGGGGAAACAAAGGCCGCAAGCTGGAATTTTTGTTGGCCGATGCCCTAAAAAAAGAGGCTGATGTAATAATAACCACAGGCAGCATTCAGTCCAACCATACCCGAATGACTTGTGCCGCCTGCAGAAAACTTGGCCTTGATGTAATTTTAATGCTAAAAGGCAAAAAACCTGCTCAATTCCAAGGCAACTTACTCTTAGAAAAGCTGATGAATGCCGATATGCGGTTTTTTGATGTGTCAAGTTATAATGAAATAGGCATAGAGGCTGATAAGCTAATGGATGAGTTGAGAGCTAAGGGCAAAAATCCTTATTTTATTCCTGTTGGCGGCTCTATCGGCCTTGGAGCATGCGGATATGTGGATTGCGCCTTAGAACTTTTTAGTCAGGCCGACAGCCAAAACTTAAGAATAGATTATATAGTAAATGCGGTGGGATCCGGAGGAACATCGGCGGGACTTGAAGTAGGAGTGCGCCTTGCGAAAAGGGATGCTAAAGTTGTTGGCATAAGCGTTGACTCAGAAAAAAGCGTGTTTAAGCAAGACATTTCAAGAATTGCCCAAGACTCTATATCCTTATTGGGAGCCGACCTGGAAATTTTGCCTGACGAGATAATCGTCTTTGACGAATATATAGGTGAAAGCGGATACGGAAAGCCCAGCCGGCAAGGGGTAGAGGCAATAAAATTCACAGCTGAAACTGAAGGAATAATATTAGATCCGGTATATTCAGGCAAGGCTATGGCCGGCCTTATAGATTTGGTTAAAAAAGGATTTTTTGAAAAAGGGTCAAATATTATTTTTATTCACACCGGCGGAACTCCTGCCTTATTTGATATGCTGGTAGAAAACAGCGACTAA